TATTAACATCTCTTTGTGCATTTTCAATGGCTTTTGAAGCTTCCGCAACTTTAAGGCTTGGAGCCTTATGGGTTCCTGCTGTAATAATTTTGCTGTATAACTGATCTACTTCTTCAGCAATCTCAGGTGTAGATCCTGAAGTAACCTTCTTAATTGCTGTAAGCGTATTGATCTTATCTCCAGGATTGATTCTTTCCGGGGAATAGCCAACAAAAAAATCCTCATTATAAATTAAATCTGAATACTTTTCCAAAATAGGAACACATTCCTCCTCTGTGCAACCCGGAAAAACGGTAGATTCATAGATCACAATATCCCCCTTTTTAATGATTCCTGCTAACATTTTTGATGCCGAAAGAAGGGGTTTAAGATCAGGAGCATTATATTGATCTATAGGTGTGGGAACAGTCACTATAAAAACATTACATCCTAATAGGTCGGAAAGCTCTGATGTCGCTTTGTAGCCTATATTGTTACCAGATTTTTTATATTCAGAAAGAGCTGTGCCTAGCAATTCCAGATCTGCCTCAAGCGTACTGTCTTCGCATTCATTTAACTCTTTAACACGTTTCGCATTAATATCATACCCCAATACCGGATAATATTTAGCAAACTCTAAAGATAGAGGCAGACCTACGTAGCCTTGTCCGATGACAGCTATTTTATATAATTTTTTATCATTCATATCATGCGTATTATATTTTACCTAAATCTCAAAGAAATACAATGAAAATAACATATCCATTGAAATTATTATTTCTTAATCAAACTGATAACAAGCGCAGCAGCAGTTAGAGCAATCGAAGCTGCCGTTAGGTAAATTCCTGTATTAGGGTTTTGTTTAGAGGCTGCATTTCTTACGTTCGTAGCTGCAACGATAATGGCATCACCTTGTTTTAAATGATAATAGGGTGAATTGATAAGGTTTGCGTCCTGTAAATCTATTTTACCATGAGTCACTTGACCATTTTCGGTTCTTACGATTAAAATATCATCTCTTTTACCATACATTGTTAAATCACCTGCTAAACCTAAAGCATTAAGAATAGTACCCTGTCCGTTAGATATCGTGTAATCTCCTTGCTTATTAACCTCTCCCAGTACCGTAACTCTGAAATTAGCCAATCTTATAGTAATGGTAGGATTAATAACATAACGCGTCATTTCCGATTTAATAATATCTTTAAACTCGGTCAAGGTTTTATTTGTTGTATTAAGTTTCCCTAAAATTGGAAAATCAATATTCCCTTCGGGATCAACAATATAAGTTGGCCCGGTAATAGTTGAATTTCCCTGACTCGGCGTATTCCCTCCTGCATAAGAATTACCTTGTACTAGTTCTGAAGAAGAATAATTTTGATTAAATGGCTTAACAACATCCATATCTTTTGCTGTTATCAAAACAACTAATTGATCGCCAGGCTGTATTGCAGAATTTGAATTTTTTATTGATGACTCTATAGCAACATTTTCTATATTTTGCATATAGTTTAGATCATTTTTCGTTTTCTCGTTTACCTTACAAGAAACCAAAACTAATGCAAAAAATACCGTTAAGATTTTTCCCTTCATATTTTAAAAATTATACAAATATACATTTATATTTTTCTATTTATCAAGCACCTCATACACCGAGTTATTACTCTTAAATTCAGGCACTATGATCTTTAATAATCTCACTACCTCCACTTTATCTCTTCTGAGAGATGCCTTAGTAACCAAATTTATCAATGAACTAATTTCTACAAACTCCGCCGAAGGATCTTTGGAAATCATTATTTTTTCATTATGCGTCGGAAGAGTTTTGGTATTATCACTCAAGAGCTCTTCATATAATTTTTCACCTGGCCTTAACCCCGTATAAATAATCTTGATATCAATATTAGGTTCAAAGCCAGAAAGCTTAATCATTCTGTGAGCCAAATCAAGAATTTTCACAGGCTCTCCCATATCAAATACAAAAATTTCACCGCCTGTCCCCATTGTACCTGCCTGCAAAACCAATTCACAGGCTTCAGGAATCGTCATAAAATATCTGACAATTTCAGGATGTGTGATGGTCACAGGCCCTCCTGCTTCAATCTGCTTTTTAAAATGCGGAATAACAGATCCGTTGGAACCTAACACATTTCCAAATCGCGTAGTGATAAACTTTGTGGTATTCCCCTCCACATTCTGTAATGACTGAACAAATAATTCAGCAGCTCTTTTCGAAGCTCCCATCACGTTGGTAGGGTTTACCGCCTTATCTGTAGAAACCATC
The sequence above is a segment of the Chryseobacterium sp. MYb264 genome. Coding sequences within it:
- a CDS encoding nucleotide sugar dehydrogenase; translation: MNDKKLYKIAVIGQGYVGLPLSLEFAKYYPVLGYDINAKRVKELNECEDSTLEADLELLGTALSEYKKSGNNIGYKATSELSDLLGCNVFIVTVPTPIDQYNAPDLKPLLSASKMLAGIIKKGDIVIYESTVFPGCTEEECVPILEKYSDLIYNEDFFVGYSPERINPGDKINTLTAIKKVTSGSTPEIAEEVDQLYSKIITAGTHKAPSLKVAEASKAIENAQRDVNISFVNELALIFDRIGIDTNDVLEAAGTKYNFLKYKPGLVGGHCISVDPYYLAHKAEQLGYHPDVILSGRRVNDSIAQFIASKVVKLLIAKGGVVKNSEALILGITFKENCPDVRNTKVIDIYNELKEYGINIDIYDPWANKSEVESEYEVTIIDNLKKGKKYDSIIIAVSHSEFLEIDIETLKNTNAVVFDTKACIDRNLVDARL
- a CDS encoding polysaccharide biosynthesis/export family protein, encoding MKGKILTVFFALVLVSCKVNEKTKNDLNYMQNIENVAIESSIKNSNSAIQPGDQLVVLITAKDMDVVKPFNQNYSSSELVQGNSYAGGNTPSQGNSTITGPTYIVDPEGNIDFPILGKLNTTNKTLTEFKDIIKSEMTRYVINPTITIRLANFRVTVLGEVNKQGDYTISNGQGTILNALGLAGDLTMYGKRDDILIVRTENGQVTHGKIDLQDANLINSPYYHLKQGDAIIVAATNVRNAASKQNPNTGIYLTAASIALTAAALVISLIKK